The Blautia hydrogenotrophica DSM 10507 genome window below encodes:
- the greA gene encoding transcription elongation factor GreA, protein MEGKKNLLTYAGLKNLEEELHDLKVVKRKEVAQKIKEAREQGDLSENAEYDAAKDEQRDIEARIEEIEKILKNAEVVVEDEVDLDKISVGCKVKLYDYEYEEEIEFKIVGSTEANSLQGKISNESPVGKALIGAKVDDVVKVEMPAGMVEYKVLEIQRNV, encoded by the coding sequence ATGGAAGGAAAGAAGAATTTACTCACGTATGCGGGCCTGAAAAATCTGGAAGAAGAGCTGCATGATTTGAAAGTGGTAAAAAGAAAAGAAGTAGCTCAGAAGATCAAAGAGGCTAGAGAACAAGGAGATTTGTCTGAGAATGCGGAGTACGATGCTGCAAAGGATGAACAGAGAGATATTGAGGCTCGAATTGAGGAGATTGAAAAAATTCTGAAAAATGCAGAGGTTGTAGTTGAGGACGAAGTAGATTTGGATAAGATTAGCGTCGGCTGCAAAGTGAAGCTGTACGATTATGAGTATGAAGAGGAGATTGAATTCAAGATCGTAGGTTCCACAGAAGCAAACAGCCTGCAGGGAAAGATTTCTAATGAGTCTCCTGTAGGGAAAGCTTTGATCGGAGCGAAGGTGGACGACGTAGTCAAAGTTGAGATGCCTGCTGGTATGGTGGAATATAAAGTATTGGAAATTCAGAGAAACGTCTAA
- the lysS gene encoding lysine--tRNA ligase: protein MAGQKKQEQDINQLLKVRREKLADLQANGKNPFEIMKYDVTHHSEDIREQFQELEGKTVSVAGRMMSKRVMGKASFCHVQDLRGQIQSYVARDSLGEEAYKEFKKMDVGDIVGIKGEVFRTKTGEISIHAAEVTLLSKSLQVLPEKYHGLTNTDLRYRQRYTDLIMNPEVKDTFIKRSKIISSIRKYLDAQGFMEVETPMLVANAGGAAARPFETHFNALDEDFKLRISLELYLKRLIVGGMERVYEIGRVFRNEGLDTRHNPEFTLMELYQAYTDYHGMMDLTENLYRHVAQEVLGTTKITYNGIEMDLGKPFERITMVDAVKKYSGVDFNEIHTLKEARAVAKEHHVEYEERHKKGDILSLFFEEFAEEHLIQPTFVMDHPIEISPLTKKKPENPEYTERFEFFMNGWEMANAYSELNDPIDQRERFLAQEELLAQGDEEANHTDEDFLNALEIGMPPTGGIGFGIDRMCMLLTNSAAIRDVLLFPTMKSQGAAKNEANNAVQSAPAEKTVEKVIAEVKEAYDFSKVEVEPLFEDMVDFDTFSKSDFRAVKVKECEAVPKSKKLLKFVLDDGSGEDRVILSGIHDYYEPEELVGKTLIAIVNLPPRKMMGIDSCGMIISATHLVEGREGLNLLMVDDRIPAGAKLY, encoded by the coding sequence GTGGCAGGACAGAAGAAGCAGGAGCAGGATATTAATCAGTTGTTGAAGGTGCGTAGAGAAAAGTTGGCGGACCTTCAGGCAAATGGAAAAAACCCATTTGAAATTATGAAATATGACGTCACCCATCACAGCGAAGATATTCGTGAACAGTTCCAAGAGCTGGAAGGGAAAACCGTATCTGTCGCGGGCAGGATGATGTCAAAACGTGTCATGGGCAAGGCTTCTTTCTGCCATGTTCAGGACCTGAGAGGACAGATTCAGTCCTATGTAGCCAGAGACAGTCTGGGCGAGGAAGCCTACAAAGAATTTAAGAAGATGGATGTGGGCGATATTGTTGGCATAAAAGGAGAAGTTTTCCGCACAAAGACCGGAGAAATTTCTATCCATGCCGCGGAGGTTACTCTGTTGTCAAAGAGTCTTCAGGTACTCCCGGAGAAGTATCATGGACTGACAAACACAGATCTGCGTTATCGCCAGAGATATACAGATTTGATTATGAATCCGGAAGTGAAGGACACTTTTATCAAACGCTCTAAAATCATCAGCAGTATCCGAAAGTATTTGGATGCACAGGGCTTTATGGAAGTGGAGACTCCGATGCTGGTGGCGAACGCAGGCGGTGCGGCTGCCCGTCCTTTTGAGACTCACTTTAATGCTCTGGATGAGGACTTTAAGCTTCGCATATCACTGGAATTATATTTGAAGAGATTGATTGTGGGCGGCATGGAGAGAGTCTATGAGATCGGCCGTGTTTTCCGCAACGAGGGACTGGATACCCGTCATAACCCGGAGTTTACCTTGATGGAGCTGTACCAGGCTTACACAGATTATCACGGCATGATGGACTTGACGGAGAATTTGTACCGTCATGTGGCTCAGGAGGTTCTGGGAACCACCAAGATTACCTATAATGGAATAGAAATGGACTTGGGTAAGCCATTTGAGAGAATCACCATGGTGGACGCTGTAAAGAAATATTCTGGTGTGGACTTTAACGAGATTCACACGCTGAAAGAAGCAAGAGCAGTGGCGAAAGAACACCATGTGGAGTATGAGGAGAGGCATAAGAAGGGAGATATTCTCAGTCTGTTCTTCGAGGAGTTTGCGGAGGAACATTTGATTCAGCCTACCTTCGTTATGGACCATCCCATCGAGATCTCTCCGCTGACCAAGAAAAAGCCGGAAAATCCGGAGTATACGGAGAGATTTGAATTCTTTATGAATGGCTGGGAGATGGCGAATGCCTACTCAGAGTTGAATGACCCGATTGACCAAAGAGAGAGATTTTTGGCGCAGGAGGAGCTTCTGGCTCAGGGAGATGAAGAGGCAAACCACACAGACGAAGATTTCCTGAACGCGTTGGAAATCGGAATGCCTCCGACGGGAGGAATCGGTTTTGGAATTGACCGTATGTGTATGTTGCTCACTAATAGTGCTGCAATCAGGGATGTACTTTTATTCCCAACCATGAAGTCACAGGGCGCTGCAAAGAATGAAGCAAACAATGCGGTACAGTCTGCTCCGGCTGAAAAGACAGTGGAAAAAGTAATTGCTGAAGTGAAAGAGGCTTATGATTTCTCTAAGGTAGAAGTGGAGCCTTTGTTTGAGGATATGGTGGATTTCGATACCTTCAGCAAGTCGGACTTCCGTGCTGTGAAGGTAAAAGAATGCGAGGCGGTGCCAAAGAGCAAGAAGCTTCTGAAATTCGTTTTGGATGACGGCAGCGGAGAGGACCGCGTAATTTTAAGCGGAATTCACGACTATTATGAGCCGGAAGAGCTGGTTGGGAAGACCTTGATTGCGATCGTGAACCTACCGCCGAGGAAGATGATGGGAATTGATTCCTGCGGTATGATTATCTCAGCGACCCACCTTGTGGAAGGAAGAGAAGGGCTGAACCTGCTGATGGTGGATGACCGGATTCCGGCGGGAGCGAAGTTGTATTGA
- a CDS encoding Nif11-like leader peptide family RiPP precursor, producing MNEALIKEIFSDEAFLKSLSEMETAEEVQAALKEKGLDLSIDDILKIQKTLTSQENGELSEDEMENVAGGFAITAGIVSAIAGVIGATASGGTFVHTFTRGRW from the coding sequence ATGAACGAAGCATTAATCAAAGAAATTTTTTCCGATGAAGCCTTTCTTAAATCTTTATCCGAAATGGAGACCGCAGAAGAGGTTCAGGCTGCCTTAAAAGAAAAAGGCCTGGATTTATCCATCGACGACATCTTAAAAATTCAGAAAACACTTACCTCACAGGAAAACGGAGAACTATCCGAAGATGAGATGGAAAATGTTGCCGGAGGTTTCGCGATTACAGCCGGAATCGTTTCTGCCATCGCCGGTGTTATCGGTGCGACAGCCAGTGGTGGTACCTTTGTACATACCTTTACAAGAGGAAGGTGGTAA
- a CDS encoding radical SAM/SPASM domain-containing protein, translating into MAKIKEFIEYLSAEEYTGLFREACEKGWENIKDQYGDLDVRETIQEVHLAQKERTCDYSIKVEMEKDPHMKEYWLELDDTACGKLPIEPCWFVDAQKAVPGEKNDWIYERVFRKKLTEEEIQSIRPMLDICIGLLKGKNESLFQLGIMEGRGEKSVRLFTSELSKNDFLEYLRELKWEGNIEELEKWLTKLEPYAERKQFILDFDVFSRGISEKIGINFGTRNKKESTVTEFLDFLVKNKLCLESKAEDVKRWIQRYPSHTPFIENDISHFKLPFADGRVTDAKAYLRQGTIPYVEPLVYETPCLMNLELTTKCPLRCPQCYCTLEGGKDLPLELAEHWIREAEKAKVQTINLSGGETMCYPHIHEVVRSVAEKGMEPNIAVSGYRFTKSELEQFIQDGIGEICVSLNAPSREKNSLTRDGFDLAVRALEVLKEGRFPRTCINWVMHNSNADTFSEMLKLAEDYRVSAIAVMVFKPDAANQRKSLPTVEQMKTVSSVIKRYKGPVKIEIESCFSQMRALVGKTFFFNKNVGVTRGCGAGRDAVSITVDGEITPCRHIEIEENTKDLMEYWKTSSTVQKLRTVEERMEEPCSACSLRRNCLPCMAVNLKMNKALYMGENTCELWRD; encoded by the coding sequence GTGGCAAAGATAAAAGAATTTATAGAATATTTGAGCGCGGAAGAGTATACGGGACTGTTTCGTGAAGCATGTGAAAAAGGATGGGAGAATATCAAAGACCAGTATGGAGATTTGGATGTAAGAGAAACCATACAAGAAGTACATTTGGCACAGAAAGAGAGAACTTGTGATTACTCCATAAAAGTCGAAATGGAAAAAGATCCCCATATGAAAGAATACTGGCTGGAACTGGACGATACGGCTTGTGGAAAGCTGCCTATTGAACCTTGTTGGTTTGTAGACGCTCAAAAGGCTGTGCCCGGAGAAAAAAATGACTGGATCTATGAGCGGGTGTTTCGAAAGAAATTGACAGAAGAAGAGATTCAGAGTATTCGACCAATGTTAGATATCTGCATTGGCCTTTTAAAAGGAAAGAATGAAAGTTTGTTTCAACTAGGGATTATGGAGGGAAGAGGGGAAAAATCCGTTCGTCTGTTTACCAGTGAATTGAGTAAGAATGATTTTCTAGAATATCTCAGAGAATTGAAATGGGAAGGAAATATTGAAGAATTAGAAAAATGGCTCACAAAACTGGAACCTTACGCAGAGAGAAAACAGTTTATTTTGGATTTCGACGTGTTTTCGAGAGGGATTTCCGAAAAGATAGGGATTAATTTTGGAACTCGAAATAAAAAAGAAAGTACGGTCACAGAATTTCTTGATTTTTTGGTGAAAAACAAGCTCTGTCTGGAATCAAAAGCAGAAGATGTCAAGCGATGGATTCAAAGGTATCCTTCACACACCCCGTTTATAGAAAATGATATCTCACATTTTAAGCTTCCCTTTGCGGACGGAAGAGTCACAGATGCGAAGGCCTATTTGCGGCAGGGGACGATTCCCTATGTGGAGCCGCTGGTCTATGAGACTCCGTGTCTGATGAATCTGGAACTGACGACGAAATGTCCACTCAGATGTCCTCAGTGTTATTGCACTCTGGAAGGAGGAAAAGACCTGCCCCTGGAGTTGGCAGAACATTGGATAAGAGAAGCTGAAAAAGCGAAGGTGCAGACCATTAATTTAAGCGGCGGTGAGACCATGTGTTACCCGCATATTCATGAAGTAGTACGAAGCGTTGCAGAGAAGGGAATGGAACCTAATATTGCGGTGTCGGGATATCGTTTTACGAAATCGGAGTTGGAGCAGTTTATTCAGGATGGAATCGGGGAAATCTGTGTTTCCTTAAATGCTCCGTCCAGAGAGAAAAACAGTCTGACAAGGGATGGGTTTGATCTTGCGGTTCGGGCATTGGAAGTGCTGAAAGAGGGCAGATTTCCCAGGACGTGTATCAACTGGGTGATGCACAACAGCAATGCGGATACTTTTTCGGAGATGCTGAAGCTAGCGGAGGATTATCGAGTGAGCGCGATCGCGGTCATGGTATTTAAACCGGACGCGGCGAATCAAAGGAAAAGTCTGCCCACTGTGGAACAGATGAAGACGGTGTCATCCGTGATAAAAAGATATAAAGGCCCTGTGAAAATTGAGATAGAGAGCTGCTTTTCCCAGATGCGAGCCCTCGTGGGAAAGACTTTTTTCTTCAACAAAAACGTGGGAGTCACGCGGGGCTGTGGAGCAGGAAGAGATGCCGTTTCGATTACCGTGGATGGGGAAATTACTCCCTGCAGACATATTGAAATTGAGGAAAATACAAAAGACTTAATGGAGTACTGGAAAACTTCGTCAACGGTGCAAAAGCTGAGAACTGTGGAAGAAAGAATGGAAGAACCCTGTTCCGCCTGTAGTCTTCGCAGAAACTGCCTTCCGTGTATGGCAGTAAATCTAAAGATGAATAAAGCTTTATATATGGGTGAAAATACCTGTGAATTATGGAGGGATTGA
- the idi gene encoding isopentenyl-diphosphate Delta-isomerase gives MEDRVILVDIFDNQIGSGEKMRVHREGRLHRAFSVFLYDGRKMLIQQRNPEKYHSGGLWANACCSHPRDRETLEEAVDRRMSEELGIQPEVREIDSFVYRAVYGDGLSEYEYDHVFLGKYRGEVQANPDEISEVRWVELDELSRDLQMHPEKYCAWFLIAAPKVIKKIQEEWEDK, from the coding sequence ATGGAAGACAGAGTGATATTAGTAGACATTTTTGATAATCAAATCGGTTCCGGGGAGAAAATGAGAGTGCACAGAGAAGGAAGGTTGCATCGCGCTTTTTCGGTGTTTTTGTATGATGGCAGGAAAATGCTGATTCAGCAAAGAAATCCGGAGAAATATCATTCCGGAGGGCTTTGGGCAAATGCCTGCTGTTCCCACCCAAGAGACCGGGAGACGCTGGAAGAAGCCGTGGACAGAAGAATGTCGGAAGAACTGGGAATTCAGCCTGAGGTTCGGGAAATTGACAGCTTCGTTTACCGTGCAGTGTATGGCGATGGATTGTCAGAATATGAGTATGACCATGTATTTTTGGGAAAATACCGAGGAGAAGTACAGGCAAATCCAGATGAAATCAGCGAAGTAAGGTGGGTGGAATTGGATGAGCTGTCCAGAGATCTTCAGATGCATCCTGAAAAATATTGCGCCTGGTTTTTAATCGCAGCGCCGAAGGTTATCAAAAAAATTCAAGAAGAATGGGAAGATAAGTAG
- a CDS encoding UPF0489 family protein, translated as MSKIPVYIMEEHHEAFYYWNYFIECGLIPPKHNYLLHIDHHDDMEAGGYDWDFRIPWESLEQIRTFTYEKLGIADFITPALYQGIFDTVHIMKNLLPKPCTEMEFFVQRVGKGHLRQGKYIPFVHSGYKREKNPDYSFYTLRENGLNDWTERERSVVLDLDLDYFCWDDSLSTAGVKQMEITREAYEEYWENLYHPFRILPKRLMQAKEKDGRYYLEYREFVKPDAKPDKERIKNRINHLLDWLETEKIKIAVVDICRSRYSGYLNNEIFPWVEEEFLKKLGERTDYVRREIGRNEDNK; from the coding sequence ATGAGTAAAATACCTGTATATATCATGGAAGAGCATCATGAAGCTTTTTATTACTGGAATTATTTTATAGAGTGCGGACTGATACCACCGAAGCACAATTACTTGCTGCATATAGATCATCATGATGATATGGAAGCGGGCGGATATGACTGGGATTTTCGGATTCCCTGGGAGTCTCTCGAACAGATCAGGACGTTTACCTATGAAAAACTGGGGATTGCAGATTTTATTACGCCTGCCTTATATCAGGGGATTTTTGATACCGTTCATATAATGAAAAATCTGCTTCCCAAACCGTGCACAGAGATGGAATTTTTTGTACAGCGTGTGGGAAAAGGCCATCTCAGGCAGGGAAAGTATATTCCATTTGTTCACAGTGGATATAAAAGAGAGAAAAATCCAGATTACAGTTTTTATACGCTCAGAGAAAACGGTCTAAATGATTGGACGGAACGAGAAAGAAGTGTGGTTTTGGATCTGGATTTAGATTATTTTTGTTGGGATGATTCCCTGAGCACGGCGGGTGTGAAACAGATGGAGATTACAAGAGAAGCTTATGAGGAGTATTGGGAAAATCTCTATCATCCGTTTCGGATTCTTCCCAAAAGGCTGATGCAGGCGAAAGAAAAGGATGGAAGATATTATCTGGAATATCGGGAGTTTGTGAAACCGGATGCGAAGCCGGATAAAGAGAGGATAAAAAACAGAATTAACCATTTGCTGGACTGGCTGGAAACGGAAAAGATCAAGATAGCAGTGGTTGACATATGCAGGTCCAGGTATTCAGGTTATCTGAATAATGAAATTTTTCCTTGGGTCGAGGAGGAATTTTTGAAAAAGTTGGGTGAAAGAACAGATTATGTAAGGAGAGAAATTGGGAGAAATGAAGATAACAAATAG
- a CDS encoding STAS domain-containing protein: MKITNRKNDLGVVLQVEGRIDTYTAETFEQALLELLEKESVVTVDFEDVEYVSSAGLRALLNGQKKANSQGKEMICVNINETVEEVLEMTGFIDILTIE; the protein is encoded by the coding sequence ATGAAGATAACAAATAGAAAAAATGATTTGGGAGTGGTTCTTCAGGTGGAAGGAAGAATCGACACTTATACGGCAGAGACATTTGAGCAGGCGCTCTTAGAGCTTTTGGAAAAGGAGTCAGTGGTGACAGTCGATTTTGAGGATGTGGAATATGTGTCCAGTGCAGGCCTGCGCGCGCTGCTGAATGGACAGAAAAAAGCAAACAGTCAGGGAAAAGAGATGATCTGTGTCAATATCAATGAGACGGTGGAAGAAGTTCTGGAGATGACAGGCTTTATTGATATTTTAACGATTGAATAA
- a CDS encoding ATP-binding protein: protein MREWTIPATKEAVAAVMHSLEREMEANECSEKKRRQLNIALEELMVNIVNYAYGEEHGIIRISYEFWKTEGGVCLKLICADHGKSYNPLKKKEPDVSLPAEKRKAGGLGIFMMKKLVDSIEYERVGGENQITIIKQMN from the coding sequence ATGAGAGAATGGACAATTCCTGCCACGAAAGAGGCGGTGGCAGCTGTAATGCATAGCCTTGAAAGAGAAATGGAAGCAAATGAGTGTTCAGAAAAAAAGAGAAGACAGCTGAATATAGCGTTGGAAGAGCTGATGGTCAATATTGTAAATTATGCCTATGGGGAAGAGCACGGAATAATCAGGATTTCCTATGAGTTCTGGAAGACAGAAGGAGGCGTCTGTCTGAAACTGATCTGTGCAGATCATGGAAAGAGCTATAATCCGCTGAAGAAAAAAGAGCCGGATGTTTCCCTGCCGGCAGAAAAAAGAAAGGCGGGAGGACTGGGGATTTTTATGATGAAAAAACTGGTAGATTCCATAGAGTATGAAAGGGTAGGAGGGGAGAACCAGATTACAATCATAAAACAAATGAATTGA
- a CDS encoding PP2C family protein-serine/threonine phosphatase, giving the protein MDGHVIRECLYMGIMYLQIIIFMAFMISKTLELEKTQRTAVVYWGVAGLSAFLFGMGIQYAAQQMIAFLDQKAFQSEGGAIVQMYYSGVTLVHVVQNMMPALIATAFVLVIYRGKRSTKVFVSLLFMLVVAVTFQFFSEITYIFFSDGDNGYLRNQPVPIVRSLIDFGWLFCIICIYRKFLETSLKNILETAREQIVHIITISCLAYIAFEVVKGTLDTYGITLMAVDPGNFLIAVTIITALILIYILIYWSIFKVVTVSASSAKVKAELDVASKIQLSALPNKFPAFPDRKEIEVYAEMFPAKEVGGDFYDFFFIDEEHLAVLIADVSGKGVPAALFMMSGRAVIRNQAFLKMKPGEILKNANNQLEENNHEGMFITAFLGILNVNTGEFEYSNAGHNVPYLCKKSGEVIPIPVKSGFVLAGMRNIRYKTEKIILEKREKLILYTDGITEAENPQKDMYGAERLMEALGDCTEKTVDETVRKIVVSVENFAQDSEQADDITVLAVERL; this is encoded by the coding sequence ATGGATGGGCATGTAATCCGGGAATGTCTTTATATGGGAATCATGTATCTGCAGATTATAATATTTATGGCGTTTATGATTTCTAAGACGTTGGAACTTGAGAAGACGCAGAGAACTGCCGTTGTGTACTGGGGAGTAGCGGGGCTGTCCGCTTTTTTGTTCGGAATGGGAATTCAGTATGCGGCGCAGCAGATGATTGCATTTTTAGATCAGAAAGCATTTCAGAGTGAAGGCGGAGCCATCGTGCAGATGTACTACAGCGGCGTAACTCTTGTCCATGTGGTTCAAAATATGATGCCGGCCCTGATCGCCACTGCTTTTGTTTTGGTTATTTATCGGGGAAAAAGAAGTACAAAGGTATTCGTATCGCTGTTGTTTATGTTGGTGGTGGCCGTAACCTTTCAGTTTTTTTCAGAAATTACTTATATTTTCTTTTCCGATGGCGATAACGGTTATTTGCGGAATCAGCCGGTGCCTATTGTGAGAAGTCTGATAGATTTTGGATGGCTTTTTTGTATTATCTGTATCTATAGAAAATTTCTAGAAACTTCATTGAAAAATATTTTGGAGACCGCCAGAGAACAGATTGTACATATTATTACGATTTCCTGTCTCGCCTACATAGCATTTGAGGTTGTGAAAGGGACTTTGGATACTTATGGAATTACACTAATGGCTGTAGACCCTGGAAATTTTTTGATTGCAGTTACAATCATTACTGCGCTGATTCTTATTTACATTTTAATATATTGGTCCATCTTCAAGGTGGTGACCGTATCAGCCAGTTCGGCAAAAGTAAAAGCAGAGCTGGATGTGGCGAGCAAAATTCAGTTATCAGCTCTGCCCAATAAATTTCCTGCTTTTCCGGACAGAAAAGAAATAGAAGTTTATGCGGAAATGTTTCCGGCAAAAGAAGTCGGAGGAGATTTCTATGATTTTTTCTTCATTGATGAGGAACATCTGGCAGTTCTGATAGCAGATGTCTCAGGAAAAGGGGTTCCGGCCGCACTGTTTATGATGAGTGGACGGGCGGTCATACGCAATCAGGCGTTTTTAAAGATGAAGCCTGGAGAGATATTGAAGAATGCTAACAATCAGTTAGAAGAGAACAATCATGAAGGTATGTTTATCACGGCTTTTCTCGGTATTCTCAATGTGAATACGGGAGAATTTGAATACAGCAATGCAGGGCATAATGTGCCTTATCTTTGCAAAAAGAGCGGAGAAGTCATTCCAATTCCGGTAAAATCCGGATTTGTTCTGGCGGGAATGCGGAATATACGATATAAAACGGAGAAAATAATTCTGGAAAAACGAGAGAAGTTAATTTTATATACGGATGGGATAACAGAAGCGGAAAATCCTCAAAAAGATATGTATGGAGCAGAACGCCTTATGGAAGCTCTCGGAGACTGTACGGAGAAGACGGTAGATGAAACAGTCAGGAAGATTGTTGTATCGGTTGAAAATTTTGCGCAGGATTCGGAGCAGGCGGACGATATTACTGTTTTGGCGGTGGAAAGACTGTAA
- a CDS encoding RNA polymerase sigma factor produces MEDIQFENLYKQYKNRIIAYISKRISSQEDAEELTGDIFLNLYKNRGSYEKEKSSMETWIFAITNNRLKNYYRDRKDEILTNSVEIYESSCEISVEKEVFQRQMKEDISWALQRLSERERKILVKKYYQGKGAREIAEEMQITEGNVRVIAKRSLDKLKRIINERLGGNNV; encoded by the coding sequence ATGGAAGATATCCAGTTTGAAAATCTATATAAACAGTATAAAAATAGAATTATTGCTTATATCAGCAAACGGATTTCATCGCAGGAAGATGCGGAAGAATTGACGGGAGATATTTTTTTAAATTTATACAAGAACAGAGGGTCATATGAAAAGGAAAAAAGCAGTATGGAAACATGGATTTTTGCGATTACAAATAACAGATTAAAAAATTATTATAGAGATCGAAAAGATGAAATTTTGACAAATTCTGTAGAAATATATGAGTCTTCTTGTGAGATTAGCGTGGAGAAAGAGGTTTTTCAAAGACAGATGAAGGAAGATATCTCCTGGGCGTTGCAAAGACTGTCAGAGAGAGAAAGAAAAATTCTTGTAAAAAAGTACTATCAGGGAAAGGGGGCAAGAGAAATTGCGGAAGAAATGCAGATCACGGAGGGAAATGTCCGGGTAATTGCCAAGCGTTCCCTGGATAAATTAAAGAGAATTATAAACGAAAGATTAGGAGGCAACAATGTCTGA